Proteins found in one Thalassomonas actiniarum genomic segment:
- the blaVMB gene encoding VMB family subclass B1 metallo-beta-lactamase: MKSIILLILLVPCLVFANNESVKQLKIKKLSDNVYQHISFKRVKPWGLVEASGLVVINGTEVHMIDTPWTTQGTKELIEWIEAKGLTLKNTVVTHFHEDASGDLPLLNDLKIKTYATSLTNKLLKSNRKETSSDEISSNTFELADGVVSIFYPGAGHTEDNIVVWVPKEKILFGGCFVKSLHAKSLGNTGDAVIGEWSNSIQKVINRYPDIKLVVPGHGKVGDVSLLTHTQKLALSAKDSNKKL; the protein is encoded by the coding sequence ATGAAATCAATTATTCTACTTATACTCCTTGTTCCTTGTCTTGTTTTTGCAAATAATGAAAGTGTCAAACAACTTAAAATTAAAAAATTAAGTGATAACGTCTATCAGCATATTTCATTTAAAAGGGTTAAACCATGGGGGTTAGTAGAGGCATCAGGTCTCGTTGTTATTAATGGTACTGAAGTACATATGATTGACACTCCTTGGACAACTCAGGGAACTAAAGAATTAATTGAGTGGATTGAAGCTAAAGGGCTAACTTTAAAAAACACTGTTGTTACTCATTTTCATGAAGATGCTAGCGGCGATTTACCACTTTTAAATGATCTAAAAATAAAAACTTATGCAACATCACTAACCAACAAACTGCTTAAATCAAACCGAAAAGAAACGTCCAGTGACGAAATATCAAGTAATACATTTGAATTAGCTGATGGTGTCGTGAGTATTTTTTACCCGGGAGCAGGACATACAGAAGATAATATCGTTGTTTGGGTGCCTAAGGAAAAAATATTATTCGGCGGTTGTTTTGTTAAAAGTCTGCACGCTAAAAGTTTAGGTAATACTGGGGATGCTGTTATTGGTGAATGGTCAAACTCTATTCAGAAAGTCATTAATCGTTACCCTGATATCAAATTAGTTGTTCCCGGGCATGGTAAAGTTGGAGATGTTAGTTTGCTAACTCATACACAAAAATTAGCTTTGTCTGCAAAGGACTCTAACAAGAAACTATAG
- a CDS encoding substrate-binding periplasmic protein, with the protein MSVLLKPLALIVLALCPFALAAEKVTACTSTLFVPFNWETTTSLEGATIEVAKRFFKKERVELELLPLNSWARCLKLAESGKIDLVLGAYKTTERQLWGDYIEEFIALDIVQLFKNKNKQLHFEALDSLQQFRGGGIFENSYGESFDTFIQNLSPTQWQKVARPEQVLTQLAFNRIDYAPMNRWNMEVLMFTLKQQDKVPADTEIIPIGKTIHSNELYFLFSKKAGRYREFHQKMNAFIKDMKSRGEIQKLLNKSLTRYKQEFMENRQ; encoded by the coding sequence TTGTCCGTATTACTTAAGCCATTAGCTTTGATAGTACTCGCGCTATGCCCTTTTGCCCTGGCAGCTGAAAAAGTCACCGCCTGCACCAGCACCTTATTCGTGCCATTTAACTGGGAAACAACAACCAGCCTCGAAGGAGCAACCATAGAGGTCGCCAAGCGCTTTTTTAAAAAAGAACGGGTTGAACTGGAGCTGCTCCCCCTCAATAGCTGGGCCCGCTGCCTGAAACTGGCCGAGTCGGGAAAAATAGATTTAGTGCTCGGCGCCTACAAAACCACAGAGCGTCAGTTATGGGGCGATTATATCGAGGAGTTTATTGCCCTGGATATTGTTCAGCTTTTTAAAAACAAAAACAAACAACTGCACTTTGAAGCATTAGACTCGCTGCAACAATTTCGCGGTGGCGGTATCTTCGAAAACAGCTACGGCGAAAGTTTTGATACTTTTATACAAAACCTGTCGCCAACGCAATGGCAAAAAGTTGCCCGCCCGGAGCAGGTACTCACTCAACTGGCATTCAACCGCATTGATTATGCCCCCATGAACCGATGGAATATGGAGGTATTGATGTTTACATTAAAGCAACAAGATAAAGTTCCCGCCGATACCGAAATAATCCCCATTGGTAAAACCATCCACAGTAACGAGCTTTACTTCTTATTCTCCAAAAAAGCAGGCCGCTACCGGGAATTTCATCAAAAAATGAATGCTTTTATTAAAGACATGAAATCCAGAGGCGAGATCCAAAAGCTGTTAAACAAAAGTCTGACCCGATACAAGCAGGAGTTTATGGAAAACCGACAATAG
- a CDS encoding SymE family type I addiction module toxin, producing the protein MAEYHHTSEPGSAKVKYPIYRQLTVQETICGTAARTRGVGINYVPVKLEPCIVLRGKWLKLAGFAIGQKISIRVNQGELIITSRQAS; encoded by the coding sequence ATGGCTGAATATCATCATACGTCAGAGCCAGGCTCGGCAAAAGTAAAATATCCCATTTATCGGCAACTTACCGTACAGGAAACCATTTGCGGCACGGCAGCGAGAACCCGCGGCGTAGGTATTAACTATGTGCCGGTAAAGCTTGAACCTTGCATTGTGCTCAGGGGAAAGTGGCTTAAGTTGGCCGGCTTTGCCATCGGGCAAAAGATCAGTATTAGGGTAAATCAAGGTGAGCTTATCATCACATCTAGGCAGGCAAGCTAA
- a CDS encoding zinc-dependent alcohol dehydrogenase family protein — protein MNKPTVKTVRFHQTGDASVLDIEQLPLSEPGEHEVRLKVEALGLNRAEVMFRNGAYIDTPELPARIGYEASGVVDAIGPGVSEFKIGDRVSTIPAFSMSQYGVYGESAVVPVHAVAASPENFSAEQSTSIWMQYLTAYGALVELADLQAGQYLLVTAASSSVGVAAIQLGKSLGAVVIATTRGSAKVDFLTNQGADHVIQTDSQDLVARSAEITGGQGVNLVFDPVGGPLLEQLAQVSAPAATIIEYGALDNRPTPYPLFTALSKGLTIRGYTLFEFTADKKRLAQAKAALLPLFEEGQLVPVIDKVFAFNDIRDAHRYMESNQQMGKIVVKV, from the coding sequence ATGAACAAGCCCACTGTAAAAACCGTCCGCTTTCATCAAACCGGCGATGCTTCGGTACTGGATATTGAACAACTGCCCTTATCCGAACCGGGAGAACATGAAGTCCGTCTAAAAGTTGAAGCCCTTGGCCTTAACCGCGCCGAAGTTATGTTCAGAAACGGCGCTTATATAGATACGCCGGAGCTTCCTGCCCGTATCGGCTATGAGGCGTCAGGGGTGGTTGATGCAATTGGCCCGGGAGTAAGTGAATTTAAAATTGGCGACAGGGTCAGCACTATCCCGGCTTTTTCCATGAGCCAATATGGCGTTTACGGCGAAAGTGCCGTGGTACCGGTACATGCGGTGGCTGCATCACCGGAAAACTTTTCTGCCGAACAGAGTACCTCTATCTGGATGCAATACCTGACCGCGTATGGCGCCCTGGTGGAGCTGGCTGATTTACAGGCCGGACAATACCTGTTGGTAACCGCCGCCAGCAGCAGTGTCGGCGTCGCCGCCATTCAACTGGGCAAGAGCCTGGGAGCTGTAGTTATCGCCACCACCCGCGGCAGCGCCAAAGTCGACTTCTTAACGAATCAGGGCGCAGATCATGTCATCCAAACCGACAGCCAAGACCTGGTTGCCCGCAGCGCAGAAATTACCGGCGGTCAGGGGGTCAACTTAGTTTTTGACCCTGTCGGCGGTCCGTTGCTGGAACAGCTGGCACAGGTGTCGGCACCGGCTGCCACCATCATAGAATATGGCGCACTGGATAACAGACCAACCCCGTATCCGCTCTTTACCGCCCTGAGCAAGGGCCTGACCATACGTGGCTATACCTTGTTTGAATTCACAGCAGATAAAAAGCGCCTGGCACAGGCAAAAGCGGCTTTATTGCCCTTGTTTGAAGAGGGACAACTGGTGCCGGTTATCGATAAGGTATTTGCTTTTAACGATATCCGTGATGCGCACAGGTATATGGAATCAAACCAGCAGATGGGCAAGATAGTGGTGAAGGTATAA
- a CDS encoding LysR family transcriptional regulator produces MDLYQLDLNLLVLFDALYRHRSVSAAADEVCLSQSAFSHGLTRLRKRLGDELFVRINNVMTPTDRAQQLAESVSQALNILHGGINTNAGFSPEHSELELTFAATDYTQYSLLSRLIGKINKLAPKIKITVYSADNKIPADKLINGELDFALGFSHEIEGSSTIMHQTWLEDSYCTIARKNHPALRQGLDLETFLALSHVRISPWGEKLGVVDQALAKLQKKRHVALQLTSVLAAPYTILHSDLLLTLPRLVAEQMVQHLDIELYAPPLQVPDYQLNLYYHKLNAGKACHQWLTALIRDLHEKA; encoded by the coding sequence ATGGATTTATATCAGCTCGATCTTAACTTACTGGTGTTATTCGACGCCCTGTACCGCCACCGCTCGGTCAGTGCTGCCGCCGATGAAGTCTGCCTGAGCCAGTCGGCCTTCAGCCATGGCCTGACCCGCTTGCGTAAACGCCTGGGGGATGAATTGTTTGTGCGCATCAATAATGTCATGACCCCCACCGACAGGGCGCAGCAGCTGGCTGAAAGTGTCAGCCAGGCCCTGAACATACTGCATGGCGGCATTAACACCAATGCCGGGTTTTCACCCGAGCACAGCGAATTGGAGCTGACCTTTGCCGCCACCGACTATACACAATACAGCCTGCTGTCGCGCTTGATTGGAAAAATCAATAAGCTGGCCCCTAAAATTAAAATCACCGTTTATTCTGCCGACAATAAAATTCCGGCGGACAAGTTAATCAACGGCGAACTCGACTTTGCCCTGGGTTTTAGCCATGAAATTGAAGGCTCAAGCACGATTATGCACCAAACCTGGCTTGAGGACAGTTATTGCACCATTGCCAGGAAAAATCACCCGGCACTGAGGCAAGGACTGGATCTGGAGACCTTTTTGGCCTTGTCCCATGTCAGGATCTCTCCCTGGGGTGAAAAACTTGGCGTGGTAGATCAGGCACTGGCAAAATTACAAAAAAAACGTCATGTCGCACTACAGCTCACCAGTGTCCTGGCCGCTCCCTATACCATCTTACATTCAGATCTGTTGCTGACCTTACCCCGTTTGGTGGCAGAGCAAATGGTGCAGCACCTGGATATTGAACTTTACGCCCCGCCACTTCAGGTGCCTGATTACCAACTCAACCTTTACTACCACAAGCTCAATGCAGGCAAAGCCTGCCATCAATGGTTAACGGCGTTGATCCGTGATTTACATGAAAAAGCCTAA
- the mrdA gene encoding penicillin-binding protein 2 has product MTNSGLLKNHDVEAKVFSSRMILAVIGAFLLLLLLFYNLFTLQVSNYQKYQTRSNENRIKVLPIAPNRGRIFDRNGVLLADNTPVYSLEMIPEQVKDINNTLAALQDLLGLSDEELARAQKKIKGKRRFKAIEVKGRLSELDLARFSVEQHKFPGVFIDARLRRDYPFAELTTHALGYVGRINQQDLLKLDQEGIAGNYAATRNIGKLGIEKFYQQELHGSIGNEKVEINNQGRVIRTLDYTPPVPGKDLTLTLDIELQMIAKRALTGKRGAVVAIDPRDGALLAMYSNPSYDPNPFVHGISSRDYKKLLSKDRPLLNRVTQGVYPPASTIKPFLGLTGLAHGVITEHTKVNDPGWYQLKNVKRKFRDHISWGHGKIDLHRALMKSCNTYFYHLAFELGINNIADMMERFGFGETTGIDIFEEYQAVLPSRYWKRSQYNQPWYQGDTINIGIGQGFWAVTPLQLAQATSVLVNRGEVKTPHLLMSRQGSVVESQLPLSEQSNTFAHPLDEERPPMSLVKDKHWDIILNAMHDTVQVKGGTGYNAFKGSFYDAAGKSGTAELVGLDENQKYEDIKTREHLRDNAMFIAYAPFDNPEIVVAVALENSGHGGVSAGPVARQVMDQYFAHRSFISQANGGGDKPGK; this is encoded by the coding sequence ATGACAAATTCAGGCCTGTTAAAAAATCATGATGTTGAAGCGAAAGTTTTTTCCTCGCGCATGATACTGGCGGTTATCGGGGCTTTTTTGCTGCTGCTGTTATTGTTTTATAACCTTTTTACCCTGCAGGTAAGCAATTATCAAAAGTACCAGACCCGCTCTAATGAAAACCGCATCAAGGTCTTGCCTATTGCCCCCAACCGCGGACGGATATTTGACCGTAACGGTGTTTTGCTGGCGGATAATACCCCGGTATACAGCCTGGAGATGATCCCGGAACAAGTTAAAGATATCAATAATACCCTGGCTGCTTTGCAGGACTTGCTTGGACTGAGTGATGAAGAGCTTGCCCGGGCGCAGAAAAAGATCAAAGGCAAGCGGCGTTTTAAGGCCATAGAAGTGAAGGGGCGTTTAAGCGAGCTGGATTTGGCGCGCTTTTCGGTGGAGCAGCATAAGTTTCCCGGGGTCTTTATCGATGCCAGGTTAAGGCGCGACTATCCGTTTGCAGAATTAACCACCCATGCGCTGGGGTACGTCGGACGGATAAACCAGCAGGACTTGCTCAAACTTGACCAGGAAGGCATAGCCGGCAATTATGCCGCCACCCGCAATATCGGCAAACTTGGCATAGAAAAATTTTATCAGCAGGAGTTACACGGCAGTATCGGCAATGAAAAGGTGGAAATTAATAATCAGGGCAGGGTGATCCGCACCCTGGATTATACCCCGCCGGTGCCCGGCAAAGATCTGACCTTAACGCTGGATATCGAGCTGCAAATGATTGCCAAACGGGCGTTGACCGGCAAACGGGGCGCCGTGGTGGCCATTGACCCCCGCGACGGTGCCTTGCTGGCCATGTACAGCAACCCCAGTTATGATCCCAATCCTTTTGTCCACGGCATCAGCAGCCGGGATTATAAAAAGCTGCTCTCTAAAGACAGGCCTTTGCTGAACCGGGTGACCCAGGGGGTCTATCCGCCGGCTTCTACCATCAAACCTTTTCTGGGGTTAACCGGGCTGGCCCATGGTGTGATTACCGAGCATACCAAAGTAAATGATCCCGGCTGGTACCAGCTGAAAAATGTTAAACGTAAGTTTCGCGATCACATCAGCTGGGGCCATGGCAAGATAGATCTGCACCGGGCGCTGATGAAGTCCTGCAATACCTATTTTTATCACCTGGCTTTTGAACTCGGTATCAATAATATTGCCGATATGATGGAAAGGTTCGGCTTTGGCGAAACAACCGGTATTGATATTTTCGAAGAATACCAGGCGGTACTGCCGAGTCGGTATTGGAAGCGCAGCCAGTATAACCAACCCTGGTACCAGGGAGATACCATCAATATAGGCATAGGGCAGGGGTTTTGGGCGGTGACCCCGTTACAGTTGGCACAGGCGACGTCTGTTTTAGTCAACCGGGGTGAGGTGAAAACACCGCATTTGCTGATGTCCCGGCAAGGAAGTGTGGTAGAAAGCCAATTGCCGCTTAGTGAGCAAAGCAACACTTTTGCTCATCCTTTAGATGAAGAGCGGCCGCCGATGTCGTTAGTTAAGGATAAGCATTGGGACATTATTTTAAATGCCATGCATGACACCGTGCAGGTTAAAGGGGGCACAGGTTATAACGCCTTTAAAGGCAGCTTTTATGATGCCGCCGGTAAGTCCGGTACCGCCGAGTTGGTGGGACTGGATGAAAACCAGAAATATGAGGACATCAAAACTCGCGAGCACTTGCGTGACAATGCCATGTTTATCGCCTATGCGCCGTTTGACAACCCGGAAATTGTGGTGGCGGTGGCGCTGGAAAACTCAGGCCATGGCGGTGTTTCCGCCGGGCCTGTGGCCAGGCAGGTGATGGATCAATATTTTGCCCACAGGAGCTTTATTTCACAGGCGAATGGCGGGGGAGATAAACCCGGGAAGTGA
- a CDS encoding Kelch repeat-containing protein: MTTVMSFDYFYSSGAFAKSQRFSWSQGDALNTPVQEIYPSVFNGEIYVAGGFVPSNSPVFFGLAPSNQVYIYAPDKNSWRYGTKLPAARHHLGMASNSQYLYGIGGFYGSKGNAWQAKDNVYKLAANGKAWQSGPSLPIPLAESVYAAHAEHIHVIGGKTFDKLARRNIDTNSHFVLVDNQHWQKAAPATMARNSAACAVLDNKIFVIGGRKAGIKAQNIQFAEMYDTKGDKWEAIKPLPAALAGLTAVALNGKIVVAGGEAFGPNGNWRTGKAFSQIWSYDPVKDSWTQELNMPQPRHGHGAVTLNDKMYIIGGAAKVGPQETLSSLLIMEERA, from the coding sequence ATGACAACCGTGATGAGTTTTGATTATTTCTATAGTTCCGGCGCATTCGCAAAATCGCAGCGCTTTTCCTGGTCACAGGGCGATGCTCTGAATACTCCCGTTCAAGAAATATATCCAAGCGTATTTAATGGCGAGATTTATGTTGCCGGAGGGTTTGTTCCCAGCAACAGCCCGGTATTCTTCGGGCTGGCGCCTTCCAACCAGGTTTATATTTATGCGCCGGATAAGAATAGCTGGCGATACGGTACTAAGCTGCCGGCAGCGCGGCATCACCTTGGCATGGCCAGTAATTCGCAGTATTTGTATGGCATTGGCGGCTTTTATGGCAGTAAGGGCAATGCATGGCAAGCAAAAGACAATGTTTACAAGTTGGCAGCCAATGGAAAAGCCTGGCAGTCAGGCCCGTCTTTGCCTATTCCATTGGCTGAATCTGTTTATGCTGCTCATGCTGAGCATATTCACGTTATCGGTGGAAAGACATTTGATAAGCTGGCGAGAAGAAACATAGATACGAACAGTCATTTTGTTCTCGTAGACAACCAACATTGGCAAAAAGCTGCGCCAGCGACAATGGCCAGAAACTCTGCGGCTTGCGCAGTATTGGATAATAAAATATTTGTTATTGGCGGCAGGAAAGCCGGCATCAAAGCTCAAAACATCCAGTTTGCTGAAATGTATGACACTAAAGGTGATAAGTGGGAAGCTATTAAACCTTTGCCGGCGGCATTGGCCGGTTTAACTGCAGTCGCGTTAAATGGAAAGATAGTTGTCGCAGGAGGAGAGGCCTTCGGGCCTAACGGGAATTGGCGAACAGGGAAAGCATTTAGTCAGATATGGTCATACGACCCGGTCAAAGATTCGTGGACACAAGAGCTGAATATGCCTCAACCCAGACACGGTCATGGCGCCGTAACGCTTAATGATAAAATGTACATTATCGGCGGGGCTGCTAAGGTCGGACCGCAAGAGACATTATCATCGTTACTTATTATGGAAGAGCGCGCTTAA
- a CDS encoding GNAT family N-acetyltransferase — translation MSSLTIREAVADDAALILHFITELAIYEKAEHEVLATEQTIKASIFNDNPHVFGLICERDGQAIGFAVYFFNYSTWLAKPGLYLEDLYVSPEHRGAGGGKLLLKEMAQIALDKGCGRFEWSCLDWNKPSRDFYESIGAVSQDEWVGYRMSGQTLVDFAQS, via the coding sequence ATGAGTTCTCTTACCATACGTGAAGCCGTAGCAGATGATGCGGCCTTGATTTTACACTTTATCACCGAGCTGGCCATTTATGAAAAAGCCGAGCATGAGGTATTGGCAACCGAGCAAACGATAAAAGCGTCTATCTTTAATGATAACCCTCATGTTTTTGGTTTGATTTGTGAGCGTGACGGCCAGGCCATCGGCTTTGCGGTGTACTTTTTTAATTATTCCACCTGGCTGGCGAAACCCGGCTTATATCTTGAAGATTTGTATGTTTCTCCCGAGCACAGGGGAGCAGGCGGCGGTAAGTTGCTGCTGAAGGAAATGGCGCAAATCGCCCTGGATAAAGGTTGTGGCCGTTTTGAATGGAGCTGTCTGGACTGGAATAAACCTTCGCGTGATTTCTATGAATCTATCGGCGCCGTCTCCCAGGATGAATGGGTAGGCTATCGTATGTCGGGACAAACCTTAGTGGATTTTGCCCAGAGTTAA
- a CDS encoding alpha/beta hydrolase: MFRCFAALFVFTLLPARAIAGELYTEFPEKIRPGEKYVFYSHGFIVEGTNPRPENKRWGIYEFPAIKRALSAPGYNLIAYHRPAKTNPVTFAEKMAGDIRTLLREGVKAQDIYLMGFSRGGAISILTSNVLKLDKINLVILAGCSKYMKNNSQYRMYGKVYSIYETSDGVGSCQFVVDRSPRVQAFKEIAISTGKEHGAFYRPISQWLVPVKKWLNGAEA, translated from the coding sequence GTGTTCCGCTGCTTTGCAGCTTTGTTTGTTTTTACTTTGCTGCCGGCAAGGGCTATTGCCGGTGAGCTTTATACCGAGTTTCCCGAAAAGATCCGCCCCGGGGAAAAATATGTTTTTTATTCCCACGGCTTTATTGTTGAAGGCACAAATCCCAGGCCGGAAAACAAACGCTGGGGAATTTATGAATTTCCGGCGATAAAACGGGCGCTGTCGGCTCCGGGCTATAACCTTATCGCCTACCACAGGCCGGCGAAAACCAATCCGGTGACCTTTGCCGAGAAAATGGCCGGCGATATCCGCACGTTATTAAGGGAGGGGGTTAAGGCACAAGATATCTACCTGATGGGCTTTTCCCGGGGTGGGGCGATTTCGATATTAACCAGCAACGTTTTAAAACTGGACAAAATCAACCTGGTGATCCTGGCGGGCTGCTCCAAATACATGAAAAACAATAGCCAATACCGGATGTACGGCAAGGTCTATTCCATTTATGAAACCAGCGACGGCGTAGGCTCGTGCCAGTTTGTGGTTGACCGCAGTCCCCGGGTGCAGGCCTTTAAAGAAATTGCCATCAGCACAGGCAAAGAGCACGGCGCCTTTTACCGGCCGATCTCGCAATGGCTGGTACCGGTGAAAAAATGGCTTAACGGCGCCGAGGCGTGA
- the soxR gene encoding redox-sensitive transcriptional activator SoxR — translation MATGQHEEAKLSVGQVAKRCGIKVSALHFYEEKGLIRSWRNQGNQRRYKRDVLRRISVIKAAQKMGITLADIQEIFNQLPDQRTPDKDDWARLSTQWQQELNRRIAYMEKLRDSLTGCIGCGCLSMKNCPLYNPDDSLAQEGTGPVILDRQS, via the coding sequence ATGGCAACAGGACAGCACGAAGAAGCTAAGCTCTCGGTAGGCCAAGTGGCAAAACGCTGCGGCATTAAAGTATCGGCTTTACATTTTTATGAAGAAAAAGGCCTGATCCGCAGCTGGCGCAACCAGGGCAACCAGCGCCGTTACAAACGGGATGTGCTGCGGCGTATCTCAGTGATCAAGGCGGCGCAGAAAATGGGCATTACCCTGGCCGATATCCAGGAAATATTTAATCAATTGCCCGACCAGCGCACCCCGGATAAAGATGACTGGGCCAGGTTATCAACACAGTGGCAACAAGAGCTCAACCGGCGTATCGCCTATATGGAAAAGTTAAGGGACTCCCTCACCGGCTGTATCGGCTGCGGCTGTTTATCGATGAAAAACTGCCCGCTTTATAACCCGGACGATTCGCTGGCACAGGAAGGCACAGGACCGGTCATTTTAGATCGCCAGTCCTAA
- a CDS encoding lysoplasmalogenase: MTIKIKLLFIFFATLYCFSILLPPYPGHWLLKMLPVALLIFSVRGWASDKTQKLFLAGLVFSVLGDFFLGYDSHHWFIFGLGAFFIAHIAYIAALMPITKINGGKTYAILAYLAGGGLVLNLLLPGLGELLVPVIAYMSILLVMAITALLSTKSNAWMMIGGLSFVISDAMIGLNKFYLSIPQAQFFIMISYYFAQYALLQGFAHSRQRQDQTGGLVAE, from the coding sequence ATGACCATAAAAATAAAACTGTTGTTTATCTTTTTTGCCACCCTGTACTGTTTTTCAATTTTACTGCCCCCTTATCCGGGACATTGGTTGTTAAAAATGCTGCCGGTAGCCTTGTTGATCTTTAGCGTCAGGGGCTGGGCAAGTGATAAAACCCAAAAGTTATTCTTGGCCGGGCTGGTGTTCTCTGTGCTCGGAGACTTCTTTCTCGGCTATGACAGCCATCACTGGTTTATTTTTGGCTTAGGGGCATTTTTTATTGCCCATATCGCCTATATTGCCGCGCTTATGCCGATAACAAAAATCAATGGCGGCAAAACTTATGCTATCCTCGCCTACCTGGCAGGCGGCGGCCTGGTGCTCAATCTCCTGCTGCCCGGGCTGGGTGAATTACTGGTGCCTGTGATTGCCTATATGAGTATTTTACTGGTCATGGCCATTACCGCCCTGCTCTCGACAAAATCCAACGCCTGGATGATGATCGGCGGTTTATCTTTTGTGATCTCAGATGCCATGATAGGATTAAACAAGTTTTACCTGAGCATCCCCCAGGCCCAGTTTTTCATTATGATCAGTTATTACTTTGCCCAATACGCCCTGTTGCAAGGTTTTGCCCATAGCCGGCAAAGACAAGACCAGACCGGGGGCCTGGTTGCCGAATAA
- a CDS encoding LysR family transcriptional regulator, which yields MNNLKLLPWLLTFAEVAQRKSFTQAAKQLGLSKSAVSQQIKRLEQHLGQQLLSRHTRGMSLTGTGEKLLGRCELLQAQVDLALEEVNSSKEAPSGTFALTIPHSCERDIVIPALNQLCSEFPKIEPKILVTDEAKDLIKDKLDVAIYGGKLKDSNYRALPLGSMREVFCAAPGYISQKGLPERPEDMAAHRWISPPWQGSNITFYPNHDLGRGISMTFDAFAHTNTLPSALEMALQNMGIALLPEVALQSHIREGRLIRVLPAYQGAQWDFHLVHRFQGEKPVHITRFYQLVRHFFDKAHLAVN from the coding sequence ATGAATAATCTTAAACTCTTACCCTGGCTGTTAACTTTCGCCGAGGTCGCTCAGCGAAAGTCTTTCACCCAGGCCGCCAAGCAGCTTGGTTTGAGCAAGTCGGCGGTGAGCCAGCAAATAAAAAGACTGGAGCAGCATCTCGGCCAGCAGTTACTGTCCCGCCATACCCGGGGCATGTCGCTCACCGGTACAGGTGAAAAATTACTCGGGCGCTGTGAATTATTACAGGCCCAGGTGGATTTGGCGCTGGAAGAGGTCAACAGCTCGAAAGAGGCCCCTTCAGGTACTTTTGCCCTGACCATACCCCATTCCTGTGAGCGGGATATAGTGATCCCGGCCCTGAATCAATTGTGTTCAGAATTCCCCAAAATCGAACCTAAAATTCTCGTCACCGACGAGGCGAAAGACTTGATCAAGGATAAGCTGGATGTGGCTATTTACGGCGGCAAGTTAAAAGACAGCAATTACCGGGCATTGCCTTTAGGCAGCATGAGGGAAGTCTTTTGCGCCGCCCCCGGATATATCTCGCAAAAAGGTTTGCCGGAAAGGCCCGAAGATATGGCCGCTCACAGATGGATTTCACCTCCCTGGCAGGGGAGCAATATCACTTTTTATCCCAATCATGATCTTGGTCGCGGCATTTCGATGACCTTTGATGCGTTCGCCCATACCAATACCTTGCCCAGCGCCCTGGAAATGGCACTGCAGAATATGGGCATTGCCCTGCTGCCGGAAGTGGCGTTGCAGTCGCATATCCGCGAAGGTCGCCTGATCCGGGTCTTGCCCGCTTACCAGGGAGCCCAGTGGGATTTCCACCTGGTGCACAGGTTTCAGGGAGAAAAGCCCGTGCATATCACCCGTTTTTATCAACTGGTACGACATTTTTTTGATAAAGCCCATTTAGCGGTGAATTAG